In Onychostoma macrolepis isolate SWU-2019 chromosome 14, ASM1243209v1, whole genome shotgun sequence, a single window of DNA contains:
- the LOC131553830 gene encoding uncharacterized protein LOC131553830: MRPNFFMKKMKPRHISLILFLLLCSPWPSAGTTFLTHLGTRCIEDCQPDGGEYKCKTIDKDGKCQTMYCSPGENIDYWGRQCRTDSMCGKHGEDYYWCKTHTFSWGYCGLVMEDKNHYGYKTGALCYDHCDQRNEDYLWCNTAEGWDYCSPSENVNYMNKNCNEDNPCGKHGKDYYWCWLKEGSWGYCGLVEPKMLLHRSKYHYVCTDDCQYHESGDYYWCHTAKDWDYCSPDVNVTYKDKPCRSDHYCGLHGSGYNWCWTSESEYDYCGPIESAECTYITSHHRNRRAPEDRILICIREDKHNKRKTIFTAEPATDSITDNRRWRNEASNLISRWNNGYLVDQARSNLITSDNLRIDMQGLIIRNNQRYYNLQIQVNVNRGPGRSTTVSQIIIPDGVPDRYIRRAFLESFRRRARVFVDVSMQSHC, from the exons ATGAGACCAAACTTTTTCATG aaaaaaatgaaacctCGACACATATCTCTCATTTTGTTCCTCCTCTTGTGTTCACCGTGGCCAAGTGCTGGAACAACTTTCTTGACACATCTTGGAACGCGGTGTATAGAAGACTGCCAGCCTGATGGTGGCGAGTACAAGTGCAAGACTATTGATAAAGATGGAAAATGCCAGACAATGTACTGTTCACCTGGGGAAAACATTGACTACTGGGGAAGGCAGTGCAGAACTGACAGTATGTGTGGGAAGCATGGAGAAGACTACTACTGGTGCAAAACTCATACATTTTCTTGGGGATACTGTGGACTGGTGATGGAGGACAAGAACCATTATGGATATAAGACAGGTGCGCTGTGTTATGACCACTGTGACCAAAGAAATGAAGACTACCTTTGGTGCAATACTGCAGAAGGATGGGACTATTGCTCGCCATCTGAAAACGTAAACTACATGAACAAGAACTGTAATGAAGACAATCCATGTGGGAAGCATGGTAAGGACTACTACTGGTGCTGGCTGAAGGAGGGAAGCTGGGGTTACTGTGGGCTTGTGGAACCAAAGATGTTGCTCCACCGGTCTAAATATCATTATGTTTGCACGGACGACTGCCAGTATCATGAGAGTGGTGATTACTACTGGTGCCACACTGCCAAAGACTGGGACTACTGCTCTCCAGATGTAAATGTAACCTATAAAGACAAGCCCTGCCGTTCAGACCACTACTGTGGCTTACATGGTTCTGGCTACAACTGGTGCTGGACCTCAGAGTCAGAATATGATTACTGCGGGCCCATTGAATCTGCAGAGTGCACTTACATCACCTCTCATCATCGCAACAGGAGAGCCCCAGAAGACAGAATACTGATATGCATCCGGGAAGACAAGCATAACAAGAGAAAAACTATCTTTACTGCGGAGCCAGCTACTGATAGCATAACTGATAACCGAAGATGGAGAAATGAAGCAAGCAACCTAATCAGTCGCTGGAACAATGGGTACCTGGTGGACCAGGCACGTTCCAATCTGATCACCTCTGATAATCTCCGTATCGACATGCAGGGCCTCATCATCCGCAACAATCAGCGCTACTACAACCTGCAGATCCAGGTGAACGTGAATCGGGGGCCTGGTCGAAGCACCACTGTGTCTCAGATCATCATACCTGATGGAGTTCCAGACCGCTACATCCGCAGAGCCTTCTTGGAGAGCTTCAGGCGCCGAGCTCGAGTTTTTGTTGACGTTTCAATGCAAAGTCACTGTTAG